The following coding sequences are from one Vulpes vulpes isolate BD-2025 chromosome 12, VulVul3, whole genome shotgun sequence window:
- the KIF12 gene encoding kinesin-like protein KIF12 isoform X4 — MEKRGSPDGDPARSLEQGPEGLEGPETPIQVVLRVRPMSAAELRRGEQSALHCSGTRTLQVSPPGGGPDVAFRFGAVLDGARSQEDVFRACGVRRLGELALRGFSCTVFTFGQTGSGKTYTLTGPPPQGEGVPVPPNLAGIMQRTFAWLLDRVQHLGAPVTLRASYLEIYNEQVRDLLSLGSARPLPVRWNKTRGFYVEQLRVVEFGSLGALMELLQMGLSRRRSSAHTLNQASSRSHALLTLYISRQTMPPADPGEPPVGGKLCFVDLAGSEKVAATGSRGELMLEANSINRSLLALGHCISLLLDPQRKQSHIPFRDSKLTKLLADSLGGRGLTLMVACVSPSAQCLPETLSTLRYASRAQRVTTRPQAPKSPVAKQPPRLEIEILQLQEENRCLRAQLGQIDPKASRLSGARVAWAQRNLYGMLQEFMLENERLRKEKSQLQSSQARARDEQRLLAQQVHELERRLLCACYGPQPRPGPAPPCPCVMVPAAPCPALPPLCCCPCCHLCPLCRAPLAHWACPRRDLHLPQEPTEPLAHSPLPSHVTHSRVHQLFRSLSPKCPALCQALFGHRGFRHRPGVIPALREFLISREDSTKGGPPDACKKGDPDPAPFEVMGPKAPGDMPLCAQAPPWAPPGNPDSAKCPRERSHSDWTQTRVLAEMLMEEEVVPSAPPLPMGTPNTSPVLRGGAAVPNLARRLEALRDQIGSSLRRGRGQPPPSEAARSPSRVLPPC, encoded by the exons ATGGAGAAGCGTGGCTCTCCCGACGG GGACCCCGCGCGGAGCCTGGAGCAGGGGccagaggggctggaggggccagaAACGCCCATCCAGGTGGTGCTCAG GGTGCGCCCCATGAGCGCCGCCGAGCTGCGTCGAGGGGAGCAGAGCGCGCTGCACTGCTCGGGGACCCGGACTCTGCAA GTGAGCCCCCCGGGCGGCGGCCCCGACGTGGCGTTCCGCTTCGGCGCGGTGCTGGACGGGGCGCGCTCGCAGGAGGACGTGTTCCGGGCGTGCGGGGTGCGGCGCCTGGGGGAGCTGGCGCTGCGGGG CTTCTCCTGCACCGTCTTCACCTTCGGCCAGACGGGCTCTGGGAAGACCTACACGCTGACCGGGCCTCCTCCGCAG GGCGAGGGGGTGCCCGTCCCCCCCAACCTAGCCGGCATCATGCAGAGGACCTTCGCCTGGCTGTTGGACCGCGTGCAGCACCTGGGTGCACCTGTCACCCTCCGGGCCTCCTATTTGGAGATCTACAATGAGCAG GTTCGAGACCTCCTGAGCCTGGGATCTGCCCGGCCCCTGCCTGTCCGCTGGAACAAGACCCGGGGCTTCTATGTGGAGCAGCTGCGGGTGGTGGAGTTTGGGAGTCTGGGGGCCCTGATGGAACTTCTGCAAATGG GTCTCAGCCGCCGTCGGAGCTCAGCTCACACCCTGAACCAGGCCTCCAGCCGAAGCCATGCCCTGCTCACGCTCTACATCAGCCGCCAAACT ATGCCTCCAGCGGACCCCGGGGAGCCCCCCGTTGGGGGGAAGCTCTGCTTTGTAGACCTGGCTGGCAGCGAGAAGGTGGCGGCCACAGGATCCCGCGGGGAGCTGATGCTCGAGGCGAACAGCATCAACCGCAGCCTGCTGGCCCTGG GTCACTGCATCTCCCTGCTGCTGGACCCACAGCGGAAGCAGAGCCACATCCCCTTCCGGGACAGCAAGCTCACCAAGCTGCTCGCAGACTCTCTGGGGGGACGCGGGCTCACCCTCATG GTGGCCTGCGTGTCCCCTTCAGCCCAGTGCCTTCCCGAGACTCTCAGCACCCTGCGATATGCGAGCCGAGCTCAGCGGGTCACCACTCGGCCACAGGCCCCCAAG TCACCTGTGGCAAAGCAACCCCCGCGTTTGGAGATTGAGATACTGCAGCTCCAGGAGGAGAACCGTTGCCTGCGGGCCCAACTGGGGCAAATAGACCCCAAGG cctcaAGGCTCAGTGGGGCTCGGGTGGCCTGGGCCCAGCGGAATCTCTATGGGATGCTACAGGAGTTCATGCTGGAGAACGAGAGGCTCAG GAAGGAAAAGAGCCAGCTGCAGAGTAGCCAGGCCCGGGCCCGGGATGAACAGCGCCTCCTGGCCCAGCAGGTCCACGAGCTGGAGCG GCGCCTCCTCTGTGCCTGCTACGGTCCCCAGCCACGCCCTGGCCCGGCCCCACCGTGTCCCTGTGTGATGGTGCCAGCTGCCCCGTGCCCC GCCCTGCCacccctctgctgctgcccctgctgccacCTCTGTCCCCTGTGCCGAGCACCCCTGGCCCACTGGGCCTGCCCACGTAGGGATCTCCACCTGCCCCAG GAGCCCACGGAGCCGCTGGCTCACTCACCCCTTCCCTCGCACGTTACTCACTCACGTGTTCATCAGCTCTTTCGGTCCCTCTCCCCCAAGTGCCCAgctttgtgccaggccctgttcggGCACCGAGGATTCAGACATAGACCTGGTGTGattcctgccctcagggagttCCTCATCTCCAGGGAGGACAGTACGAAGGGAGGGCCACCCGATGCCTGCAAAAAAGGGGACCCAGACCCTGCCCCTTTTGAG GTGATGGGCCCTAAGGCCCCGGGTGACATGCCCCTGTgtgcccaggccccaccctgggccccccCAGGCAACCCTGACTCTGCCAAGTGTCCCAGAGAGAG GAGTCATAGCGACTGGACTCAGACCCGAGTCCTGGCGGAGATGCtgatggaggaggaggtggtaCCCTCTGCACCCCCCCTGCCCATGGGGACCCCGAACACATCACCAGTGCTGAGag GTGGGGCTGCAGTTCCAAACCTGGCCCGGAGACTGGAGGCCCTCAGAGACCAGATTGGCAGCTCCCTGCGGCGCGGCCGGGGCCAGCCACCCCCCAGCGAGGCTGCACGGAGCCCCAGCCGCGTCCTCCCGCCCTGCTGA
- the KIF12 gene encoding kinesin-like protein KIF12 isoform X5, with protein sequence MEKRGSPDGDPARSLEQGPEGLEGPETPIQVVLRVRPMSAAELRRGEQSALHCSGTRTLQVSPPGGGPDVAFRFGAVLDGARSQEDVFRACGVRRLGELALRGFSCTVFTFGQTGSGKTYTLTGPPPQGEGVPVPPNLAGIMQRTFAWLLDRVQHLGAPVTLRASYLEIYNEQVRDLLSLGSARPLPVRWNKTRGFYVEQLRVVEFGSLGALMELLQMGLSRRRSSAHTLNQASSRSHALLTLYISRQTMPPADPGEPPVGGKLCFVDLAGSEKVAATGSRGELMLEANSINRSLLALGHCISLLLDPQRKQSHIPFRDSKLTKLLADSLGGRGLTLMVACVSPSAQCLPETLSTLRYASRAQRVTTRPQAPKSPVAKQPPRLEIEILQLQEENRCLRAQLGQIDPKASRLSGARVAWAQRNLYGMLQEFMLENERLRKEKSQLQSSQARARDEQRLLAQQVHELERRLLCACYGPQPRPGPAPPCPCVMVPAAPCPALPPLCCCPCCHLCPLCRAPLAHWACPRRDLHLPQVMGPKAPGDMPLCAQAPPWAPPGNPDSAKCPRERSHSDWTQTRVLAEMLMEEEVVPSAPPLPMGTPNTSPVLRGGAAVPNLARRLEALRDQIGSSLRRGRGQPPPSEAARSPSRVLPPC encoded by the exons ATGGAGAAGCGTGGCTCTCCCGACGG GGACCCCGCGCGGAGCCTGGAGCAGGGGccagaggggctggaggggccagaAACGCCCATCCAGGTGGTGCTCAG GGTGCGCCCCATGAGCGCCGCCGAGCTGCGTCGAGGGGAGCAGAGCGCGCTGCACTGCTCGGGGACCCGGACTCTGCAA GTGAGCCCCCCGGGCGGCGGCCCCGACGTGGCGTTCCGCTTCGGCGCGGTGCTGGACGGGGCGCGCTCGCAGGAGGACGTGTTCCGGGCGTGCGGGGTGCGGCGCCTGGGGGAGCTGGCGCTGCGGGG CTTCTCCTGCACCGTCTTCACCTTCGGCCAGACGGGCTCTGGGAAGACCTACACGCTGACCGGGCCTCCTCCGCAG GGCGAGGGGGTGCCCGTCCCCCCCAACCTAGCCGGCATCATGCAGAGGACCTTCGCCTGGCTGTTGGACCGCGTGCAGCACCTGGGTGCACCTGTCACCCTCCGGGCCTCCTATTTGGAGATCTACAATGAGCAG GTTCGAGACCTCCTGAGCCTGGGATCTGCCCGGCCCCTGCCTGTCCGCTGGAACAAGACCCGGGGCTTCTATGTGGAGCAGCTGCGGGTGGTGGAGTTTGGGAGTCTGGGGGCCCTGATGGAACTTCTGCAAATGG GTCTCAGCCGCCGTCGGAGCTCAGCTCACACCCTGAACCAGGCCTCCAGCCGAAGCCATGCCCTGCTCACGCTCTACATCAGCCGCCAAACT ATGCCTCCAGCGGACCCCGGGGAGCCCCCCGTTGGGGGGAAGCTCTGCTTTGTAGACCTGGCTGGCAGCGAGAAGGTGGCGGCCACAGGATCCCGCGGGGAGCTGATGCTCGAGGCGAACAGCATCAACCGCAGCCTGCTGGCCCTGG GTCACTGCATCTCCCTGCTGCTGGACCCACAGCGGAAGCAGAGCCACATCCCCTTCCGGGACAGCAAGCTCACCAAGCTGCTCGCAGACTCTCTGGGGGGACGCGGGCTCACCCTCATG GTGGCCTGCGTGTCCCCTTCAGCCCAGTGCCTTCCCGAGACTCTCAGCACCCTGCGATATGCGAGCCGAGCTCAGCGGGTCACCACTCGGCCACAGGCCCCCAAG TCACCTGTGGCAAAGCAACCCCCGCGTTTGGAGATTGAGATACTGCAGCTCCAGGAGGAGAACCGTTGCCTGCGGGCCCAACTGGGGCAAATAGACCCCAAGG cctcaAGGCTCAGTGGGGCTCGGGTGGCCTGGGCCCAGCGGAATCTCTATGGGATGCTACAGGAGTTCATGCTGGAGAACGAGAGGCTCAG GAAGGAAAAGAGCCAGCTGCAGAGTAGCCAGGCCCGGGCCCGGGATGAACAGCGCCTCCTGGCCCAGCAGGTCCACGAGCTGGAGCG GCGCCTCCTCTGTGCCTGCTACGGTCCCCAGCCACGCCCTGGCCCGGCCCCACCGTGTCCCTGTGTGATGGTGCCAGCTGCCCCGTGCCCC GCCCTGCCacccctctgctgctgcccctgctgccacCTCTGTCCCCTGTGCCGAGCACCCCTGGCCCACTGGGCCTGCCCACGTAGGGATCTCCACCTGCCCCAG GTGATGGGCCCTAAGGCCCCGGGTGACATGCCCCTGTgtgcccaggccccaccctgggccccccCAGGCAACCCTGACTCTGCCAAGTGTCCCAGAGAGAG GAGTCATAGCGACTGGACTCAGACCCGAGTCCTGGCGGAGATGCtgatggaggaggaggtggtaCCCTCTGCACCCCCCCTGCCCATGGGGACCCCGAACACATCACCAGTGCTGAGag GTGGGGCTGCAGTTCCAAACCTGGCCCGGAGACTGGAGGCCCTCAGAGACCAGATTGGCAGCTCCCTGCGGCGCGGCCGGGGCCAGCCACCCCCCAGCGAGGCTGCACGGAGCCCCAGCCGCGTCCTCCCGCCCTGCTGA
- the KIF12 gene encoding kinesin-like protein KIF12 isoform X8 produces MEKRGSPDGDPARSLEQGPEGLEGPETPIQVVLRVRPMSAAELRRGEQSALHCSGTRTLQVSPPGGGPDVAFRFGAVLDGARSQEDVFRACGVRRLGELALRGFSCTVFTFGQTGSGKTYTLTGPPPQGEGVPVPPNLAGIMQRTFAWLLDRVQHLGAPVTLRASYLEIYNEQVRDLLSLGSARPLPVRWNKTRGFYVEQLRVVEFGSLGALMELLQMGLSRRRSSAHTLNQASSRSHALLTLYISRQTSPSSPDPPAPQMPPADPGEPPVGGKLCFVDLAGSEKVAATGSRGELMLEANSINRSLLALGHCISLLLDPQRKQSHIPFRDSKLTKLLADSLGGRGLTLMVACVSPSAQCLPETLSTLRYASRAQRVTTRPQAPKSPVAKQPPRLEIEILQLQEENRCLRAQLGQIDPKASRLSGARVAWAQRNLYGMLQEFMLENERLRKEKSQLQSSQARARDEQRLLAQQVHELERRLLCACYGPQPRPGPAPPCPCVMVPAAPCPALPPLCCCPCCHLCPLCRAPLAHWACPRRDLHLPQVMGPKAPGDMPLCAQAPPWAPPGNPDSAKCPRERSHSDWTQTRVLAEMLMEEEVVPSAPPLPMGTPNTSPVLRGGAAVPNLARRLEALRDQIGSSLRRGRGQPPPSEAARSPSRVLPPC; encoded by the exons ATGGAGAAGCGTGGCTCTCCCGACGG GGACCCCGCGCGGAGCCTGGAGCAGGGGccagaggggctggaggggccagaAACGCCCATCCAGGTGGTGCTCAG GGTGCGCCCCATGAGCGCCGCCGAGCTGCGTCGAGGGGAGCAGAGCGCGCTGCACTGCTCGGGGACCCGGACTCTGCAA GTGAGCCCCCCGGGCGGCGGCCCCGACGTGGCGTTCCGCTTCGGCGCGGTGCTGGACGGGGCGCGCTCGCAGGAGGACGTGTTCCGGGCGTGCGGGGTGCGGCGCCTGGGGGAGCTGGCGCTGCGGGG CTTCTCCTGCACCGTCTTCACCTTCGGCCAGACGGGCTCTGGGAAGACCTACACGCTGACCGGGCCTCCTCCGCAG GGCGAGGGGGTGCCCGTCCCCCCCAACCTAGCCGGCATCATGCAGAGGACCTTCGCCTGGCTGTTGGACCGCGTGCAGCACCTGGGTGCACCTGTCACCCTCCGGGCCTCCTATTTGGAGATCTACAATGAGCAG GTTCGAGACCTCCTGAGCCTGGGATCTGCCCGGCCCCTGCCTGTCCGCTGGAACAAGACCCGGGGCTTCTATGTGGAGCAGCTGCGGGTGGTGGAGTTTGGGAGTCTGGGGGCCCTGATGGAACTTCTGCAAATGG GTCTCAGCCGCCGTCGGAGCTCAGCTCACACCCTGAACCAGGCCTCCAGCCGAAGCCATGCCCTGCTCACGCTCTACATCAGCCGCCAAACT TCCCCATCGAGCCCCGATCCCCCTGCCCCACAGATGCCTCCAGCGGACCCCGGGGAGCCCCCCGTTGGGGGGAAGCTCTGCTTTGTAGACCTGGCTGGCAGCGAGAAGGTGGCGGCCACAGGATCCCGCGGGGAGCTGATGCTCGAGGCGAACAGCATCAACCGCAGCCTGCTGGCCCTGG GTCACTGCATCTCCCTGCTGCTGGACCCACAGCGGAAGCAGAGCCACATCCCCTTCCGGGACAGCAAGCTCACCAAGCTGCTCGCAGACTCTCTGGGGGGACGCGGGCTCACCCTCATG GTGGCCTGCGTGTCCCCTTCAGCCCAGTGCCTTCCCGAGACTCTCAGCACCCTGCGATATGCGAGCCGAGCTCAGCGGGTCACCACTCGGCCACAGGCCCCCAAG TCACCTGTGGCAAAGCAACCCCCGCGTTTGGAGATTGAGATACTGCAGCTCCAGGAGGAGAACCGTTGCCTGCGGGCCCAACTGGGGCAAATAGACCCCAAGG cctcaAGGCTCAGTGGGGCTCGGGTGGCCTGGGCCCAGCGGAATCTCTATGGGATGCTACAGGAGTTCATGCTGGAGAACGAGAGGCTCAG GAAGGAAAAGAGCCAGCTGCAGAGTAGCCAGGCCCGGGCCCGGGATGAACAGCGCCTCCTGGCCCAGCAGGTCCACGAGCTGGAGCG GCGCCTCCTCTGTGCCTGCTACGGTCCCCAGCCACGCCCTGGCCCGGCCCCACCGTGTCCCTGTGTGATGGTGCCAGCTGCCCCGTGCCCC GCCCTGCCacccctctgctgctgcccctgctgccacCTCTGTCCCCTGTGCCGAGCACCCCTGGCCCACTGGGCCTGCCCACGTAGGGATCTCCACCTGCCCCAG GTGATGGGCCCTAAGGCCCCGGGTGACATGCCCCTGTgtgcccaggccccaccctgggccccccCAGGCAACCCTGACTCTGCCAAGTGTCCCAGAGAGAG GAGTCATAGCGACTGGACTCAGACCCGAGTCCTGGCGGAGATGCtgatggaggaggaggtggtaCCCTCTGCACCCCCCCTGCCCATGGGGACCCCGAACACATCACCAGTGCTGAGag GTGGGGCTGCAGTTCCAAACCTGGCCCGGAGACTGGAGGCCCTCAGAGACCAGATTGGCAGCTCCCTGCGGCGCGGCCGGGGCCAGCCACCCCCCAGCGAGGCTGCACGGAGCCCCAGCCGCGTCCTCCCGCCCTGCTGA